Part of the Methylorubrum populi genome is shown below.
GTCGAGGGCAAGATCCATCCAAAAATCTCGGCGGACGGCCCGAGCCAGAAGATCCGCAACGGCGTCGGCGTGCGCGACGGCGGACGCGTGGCGGTGTTCGCGATTTCGGAGCGCCCGGTGACCTTCGGCGCCTTCGCCCGCCTGTTCAAGGACAGCCTCGGCTGCCGCAACGCGCTGTTCCTCGACGGCAGCGTGTCGAGTCTCTACGCGCCGGGCCTCGGCCGGTCCGACCTCAGCCGCCCGCTCGGGCCGCTGGTGGGGGCTGTGGGGAAGTAGCGTCTTCCGATCCACGTCCTCATCCTCAGGTGCCGCGAAGCGGCCTCGAAGAAGGCTCCAGGGATCGCAGGGGACCTGGAGGATCCTTCGAGGCTCCGCTCTCGCTCCGCAGCTCGGGATGAGGGTCGAGGCTCAGAGAGGGGGCGTTACCGCTGCCCGAAGGCGGCACTCTTGAACAGGTCCTTGTACTGGTGCGGCTGACTGCGCCAGTACTGCTTCGGCGCCCGCACCTGCGCCCCGAGTTCGGCCGCGGCGTGCCAGGGCCAGCGGGGATCGTAGAGCATTGCGCGGGCGAGCGAGACCGCATCGGCCTTGCCCTCGGCAAGAATGCTTTCGGCCTGCCGCGCCTCGGTGATGAGGCCGACGGCGATGGTGGTGAGCCCGGTCTCCGCCTTGATCCGCTCGGCGAAGGGCACCTGATAGCCGGGCCCCACGGGGATCTTCTGCGCTGTCGACAGGCCGCCGGTGGAGACGTGGATGGCCGCCGCGCCCCGGCTCTTGAGGGCGCGGGCGAGTTCCAGCGTCTGGTCGAGGTCCCAGCCCTCCTCGACCCAGTCTGTCGCCGAGACGCGCATCCAGACCGGCTTGCCCGCCGGCACGGCCTCGCGCACCGCCTCGAAGCATTCGAGCGGGAACCGCATGCGGTTCTCCAGGCTGCCGCCGTACTGGTCGTCTCGGCGGTTGGAGAGCGGCGACAGGAACTGGTGCAGCAGATAGCCGTGGGCGCCGTGCAGCTCGACCGCATCGATGCCGAGGCGCATGGCGCGCCGCGCCGTGGCGACGAAGCCGTCGCGCACCCGCTTCAGGCCCTCCGCGTCGAGGGCGTGCGGCGGCACCTCGCCCTGCGCATGGGGAATCGCCGAGGGTGCCTCGGTGAGCCAGCCGTCGGCGGCTTGCGGAGCGATCTGCGCGCCGCCCTCCCAGGGGGCACGGCTCGACGCCTTGGGGCCGGCATGGTTGATCTGGATCGCCACCGGGATCGGCGCGTAGCCGCGCACCGCGTCGAGCACGCGGGCCAGCGCCCGCTCGGTGGCATCGTCGTAGAGGCCGAGGTCGCCCGGTGAGATCCGCGCCTCCGGCGAGACCGCCGTCGCCTCCAGGGTGAGGAGGCCGGCGCCCGACTGCGCGAGCTGGCCGAGATGCATCAGGTGCCAGTCGGTCGCCGCGCCGGCCAGCGCCGAGTACTGACACATCGGCGCGATGATGATGCGGTTTTCGAGCTCCAGGTCGTCCAGGCGCAGGGGCTCGAACAGGCGGGCGGACATCGGCGGGCTCCGGGAGCGGGGTCGGCAACTGGCGGCCTATCTGGGACAGGCGGGTCCCGGCCACCAGCCCGGAACCGCGCATGGGACACCCGAGATCCCACCACAAGATCCCGGGTGCAGGCTTCCCCCGGCGGCCGGCTCCCCCATCTCACCCCGTGCGCAGCGCGATGAGGGCCGTTCGGGATGGGGTTGCTGGTCGAGGGCGAGTGGCACGACAAGGGCTACGACACCTCCAAATCCGGCGGGCGCTTCGAGCGCTCGGCCGCCGCCTTCCGCAACTGGGTGACGCCCGACGGTGCGCCCGGCCCCTCGGGCGAGGGCGGGTTCGAGGGCGAGGCGGGGCGCTATCACCTCATCGTCGCGCTCGCCTGCCCCTGGGCCCACCGCACCCTGATCGTGCGCCGGCTGAAAGGTCTGGAGGAGGCGATCTCGGTCTCGGTGGTCTCGCCGTACATGCGAGAGGAGGGCTGGGTCTTTCAGGCCGAGGAGGAGGGCGGCGTGCCGGGCTCGACCGCCGATCCGCTGTTCGGCGCCAAGCGGCTCTACGAGATCTATGTCCGCGCCAAGCCGGACTATTCCGGACGCGTCACCGTGCCGGTGCTGTGGGACAAGCGGCGCGGGACCATCGTCTCGAACGAATCGGCCGAGATCATCCGGATGCTGAACGGCGCCTTCGGCGCGTCCGGGCCGGACCTCTACCCGGAGGCCCTTCGCGGCGAGATCGATGCGATCAACGGGCGCGTCTACGACCGGGTCAACAACGGGGTCTACAAGGCGGGCTTCGCCACTACGCAAGAGGCCTACGAGGACGCCTTCACCGCCCTGTTCGCCGAACTCGACGCGCTCGAAGACCGGCTCGACCGGCAGCGCTACCTCTGCGGATCGGCGCTGACCGAGGCCGACATCCGCCTGTTCACCACCCTGGTGCGGTTCGATGCGGTCTATGTCGGGCACTTCAAGTGCAACCGGCGGCGGATCGCCGACTACCCCAATCTGTCGAACTATCTGCGTGACCTCTACGCCCTGCCGGGCGTGGCGGAGACGGTGAACCTCGACCAGATCAAGCGCCACTATTACGGCAGTCATCCGGGCATCAACCCGACGGGAATCGTGCCGCTCGGTCCCGAACTCGACTTCGATGCGCCCAACGATCGCGCCCTGCGCTTTGCCGGTTGAACACAGCCGCCCCGCAGGAAATATCCATCGCGACAAGCGGCAACCAAGGCCGCCCAGGAGGAACACCACGCCATGACGACCCGTTCGCGCGCGCCGCTTCTCGCGCTCCTCGGCCTGCTCGCCGCAGCGCCGGCCTCGGCCCAGCAGGCCGAGGTGACCATGACCGGCCGGTGCGAGCGGCTGGTGATCGGCGGCCTCGACATCACCCAGAACTGCAAGGAACAGCTCGTCAACACGGTCTCGCGCGGGCGCACCACCTTCGATTTCGCCGCCTGGGACGGGCAGTCGCTGAGCTTCAGCGGCGCGGGGGCGCAGCACGAGCAGACCGAGGAGACCGAGCAGCTTCAGCCGATCAGCCTCGTGGTGCCGGGCATGAAGAACAGCGAGGGCATCGTCCGCAGTCCCGCACCTGCGGTCGGTGCCTGCAAGTTCTCGCGCCCGGAGCCGGGCAAGACCATGATCGCCTGCGAGGCGACCTCGCAGGGCAAGACCTATGCGGGCGTGTTCATCACCGATGCGAAGTCCACCGCCGAGCCCGGTCGGGACGGGGCCAAGGATGCTGCGACGGACGCGGCGAAGGAGAAGCCTTCCGGCGCGCCGAAGCCCTGAGCGGGATTCGTTCCCCGAAGGAGACACGAAAACGTCTGGTCAGCGGCGCGGCGAAGCCCCATGTAACGGGCTGCTGCGCTGCACCCGTGCTCGGCAGGCAGCCAACCGCGTTTTTGTGATCGTTCGAGGGCTCCATGCTCGAAGCCAACGCCGCCGCCGGCGCTCCCGCCGACGGCCTCATCAAGGACACCACCACGGCGGGCTTCCGGCAGGACGTCATCGCCGAATCGATGAACCAGCCGGTGATCGTCGATTTCTGGGCGCCCTGGTGCAGTCCGTGCAAGCAGCTCACGCCGGTTCTCGAGAAGGTGGTGCGTGCGTCGAGCGGGCGGGTGAAGCTCGCCAAGCTCAACATCGACGAGCATCCCGGCGTCTGGCAGCAGATCGGCCAGCAGCTCGGCCTGCAATCGATCCCCGCCGTGATCGCGATCGACCGCGGCCGCCCGGTGGACGCCTTCATGGGCGCCGTGCCGGAATCCGAGGTGCGCGCCTTCGTCGACCGGCTCGCCGGCCCCTCCGAGATTGATCAGGTGCTCGAGGAGGCCGCCGCGGTCGCCTCGGCCGGCGATCTCGCCTCGGCCTCCGAGCTCTACGCCGCGGTGCTGCGCGAGGAGCCGGAGAACCTCAAGGCCATCGCGGGTCTGGCCAAGACACAGCTCGAACTCGGCGAGACCGAGAACGCTCGCCAAGTGCTCGCCATGGTGCCGCCGGCCAAGGCCGACGACCCGTTGCTCGCGGGCGTGCGCGCGGCGCTCGAACTCGCCGATCAGGCCGAGAGCCTGGGCGACCTCGCGGGCCTGCAGAAGCGAATCGAAGCCGACGGAAACGATTTCCAGGCGCGGTTCGACCTCGCCCTCGGTCTCAACGCCGCCGGCAAGCGCGACGAGGCGGTCGACCAACTCGTCGCCATCGCCCGGGCCGATCGGAACTGGAACGAGGACGCGGCGCGCAAGCAGCTGCTTCAGTTCTTCGAGGCCTGGGGGCTGATGGACCCGGCTGCGATCCGCGGACGCCGCCAACTCTCGACGCTGCTGTTCTCGTGAGGCACAGTCCCCGCGAGAGCGTCACGGCGACCGAAGCCTTCGGACGGGGTGCCCCACACCCCCTCCTTCAGCAGGAAAGCCGCGCATGAGCCCGCAGCCGAGCTGCAAGTCGCCGGCGGAGTGCCCCGCCATCATTCCGGTCTTCCCGCTGCCCGGCGCGTTGCTGCTGCCGCGGGGGCAGATGCCGCTCAACATCTTCGAGCCGCGCTACCTCGCCATGGTGGACGATGCGCTGCGCTCCGAGCGGATCATCGGCATGATTCAGCCGGACGCCGAAGGCGGCAGCTCGCCGCTCAGCCCCCGGCTCTACCGGGTCGGCTGCGCCGGACGGATCAGCCAGTTCGCCGAGACCGGCGACGGGCGCTACCTGATCTCGCTCACCGGCATCAGCCGCTTCCGGGTCGAGAGCGAGCTCGCCGTCACCACCGCCTACCGCCGCTGCCAAGTCTCCTACGACGGCTTCTCCCAGGATTTCGAGGCGCGAGCCGGCGAGGAGGCCGTCGACCGCGAGGGCGTGCTGCGGGCCCTGCGCAACTTCATCGAGGCCAACGAGCTTCAGGTCGATTGGGCCGGTATCGAGGAGGCGCCGAACGAGGCGCTCGTCAACGCGCTGTGCATGATGAGCCCGTTCGGGGTGCGCGAGAAGCAGGCGATGCTGGAAGCGCCCGATCTCAAGACGCGGGCCGAGGTGCTGATCGCCGTGACCGAGATGGAGCTGGTTCGCGCCAGCGGCGCGGAACCGACGCTGCAATGAGTTTCTGCGCCCCGCGGTCGGTTCTGCCGAGCGTGGGACAGCCTACCGAGAAGTGACAGGAAACATGGCCGACACCTCTGCCCCGCCCGTCGAAGCGACCCGAGTCGATCCCCGCCTGCTTGAACTCCTCGTCTGCCCGCTGACCAAGGAGCCGCTGGAATACGACGCCGCCCGTGAGGAGCTGATCAGCCGCTCCGCCAAGCTCGCCTACCCGATCCGCGACGGCATCCCGATCATGCTGCCGGAAGAGGCGCGTTCTCTCACGGAATGACGGCAGCGCGTCGGCGTCGTTCGGACCGTCTCGCGCATGAGAAAGGGCGCCCGGCTCTCGCCGGGCGCCCTTCTTATTCGAACTCAGAGCGGGTTTAGCGGCCCTGCTGGATCGCCGAGAGCAGCCAGGGGCCGCCGGGCTCGCGCACGAAGGTCCAGAACTCCTTGGCCTCCTGCGGGCCGTTCTCGACATGGCGGTTGGTGGCGCGCTCGAACACTTCGTCACGCAGCGAGAAGCGCATGGCGACGGTGGCGAACTCGACCGGACCCTCGCGCCAAGCCTCGGACAAGTCGCCCTGAAGCAGCTTCACGTCCGAGATCCGGTTGACCACGCCGCGGGCGGCGTTGGCGCGCAGATCCTCCTCGAAGTAGCCGACCATCTCCGGCGTCGCGAGACGGCGAAGGGCGGCGACATCCTCGCGGCCATAGGCGCCCTGGATCTCTTGGAGCGAGCGCTCGAAGGCCTGGAAGTCGTCCGGCTGGACCTGCACCGGCTGCAGCCGTGCGCCGCCGCTGGAGCTGCCACCCATCGGGTTCATGCCCGCGTTCACGCCACCCTGGAGGCCGCCCTGCGGCGGCAGACCGGAGCGGGCATGGGGCGCATTGCCGGCCATGGCGGGCTGGTTGCCCTCCTGGCGGCGGCGGAAGAAGCGCACGACGAACATCACCAAGAGCGCGATCAGGCCGATCTGGAAGATCAGGCCGATGAATGAGCCGATGCCGCCAAGGCCGCCGGACAGGCCGGCGCCGAGCAGGGCACCGATCAGGCCCGCGCCGAGCATGCCGCCGAGGAAGCCTCCGCCGAAGCGCGAGCCGCGGTTCTGCGCCGCCATGCCGGGATTGTTGAAGCCGGGGCTCGGGCTCGTCTGGGAGCGCTGGATCGGGCTCATCGCGCCCGGCGAAGTCGCGGTGGAGGGCGGCGCGCTGAAGGTCTTCGAGCCGCGCGAGCCCATGCCGCTGCCGCCGCCCGGCCGTGCATCGACGGCGGGCGCCGCCAGGGCGAGCGAAGCCGCGAGCGCGAGCAGGGTCACGACGCGCCGGCGGGGCGCGGGGGAGGAAGCCATCGAAAAAACCTCGGTCACCAAAAGGAGCGGAATGCTCCTTCTTTAGATGGGGACGTTCGGCGCGGGTTTTTAGTCCCGCTCAAGCTCGACTTTTTTGACGATGCGGCGGATTTTTTCGTCCGTTCGCGTCGCCGGCGGCCCTGCGGACCCCAAAACGCTCAGCGCGCGGCGGGGAAGACGAGCCGCACGGTCGCGCCCTCGCCGGGCCGGCTCTCGATCGAGATCGTGCCGTTCTGGCGTTTCATCAAGCCGTGGACGATGGCGAGCCCCGCGCCCCGTCCGGATTCGCGGGTCGTGGCGAAGGGGGCGAGGGCCCGGGACAGCATCTCGGGCGACAGCCCGTGCCCGCTATCCGACACCGTGAGACCGACGGCTCCGGCCTCGGGGCGCTGCAGCGAGCGGTCGCCGGGCTCGATCGCGAACAGCGCCACGCGGACGCAGCCCCGCCCGGCCATCGCCTCGCAGGCATTGGCGAGGATGTGGCCGAGCGCCAGTTCGAGCTGGATCGGGTTGCACAGGGCCGGCGGCAGATCGTCGGGAATCGTCAGATCGAGATCGATGCCCGGCGGCAGGCTCGGGCGGAGCCGGTCGATACCCGCCCGCACCGCCGCGCCGAGATCGACGGGCCGCAGGTCGGGGGCGATCCGCCGGGAATGGGCGAGGAGCTGGCGGGTCAGAATGGCGGCCCGTTCGGAGGCCTCGGTGGAGCGCGTGATCGCCCTCTGGATGAAGGGCTCGGGCCGGTCGCCGAGACGCCGCTTCAGCCCGTCGATGTAGCCGATCAGGATCTGCAGGAAGTTGTTGAACTCGTGCGCGACGCTGTTGGTCAGGAGACCGAGCGCCTCGCGCTGCCGCGACAGGGCGAGGGCGTCCTCCGCGTCCCGCCGGCGCGTCACGTCGATGATCTGACCGAGGAAGCGGGGGGCGTCGCCGGCGCCGGGCAGGACGGCGAGATGGATCTCGCCCCAGAACGAGGCGCCGCCGCCGCGGGCGAACAGCAGTTCGAAGCGTCCCGCTTCGCCGCGGGCCAGCGCCTCGCGCACGGGCCCCCAGCCGGCGTGATCGCCGTGACGGCAGGCGAGCGCTTCGATCGCCTGCCCGACGAGCTCGGTCTCGCCGAGCCCCGTCAGCACCAGCAGGGCGGAGTTGACGGATCTGATCACCGGACCGGCCGCTCCCTGCTCCAGAACGAGTGCGGGCAAGGGCAGCATCGCGAGAGGCATCGCGAGCGTGAGATGATCGGGCTCCGCCGCAGGATCCGGCGTGGTGGAGGGGGCGGCCTCGGCGGTCATCGTGGGACGCCGCCGCCACGGAAGGGAGATCCGGCCGGGACCGGACGCGCCGGGTCAGCGGGCGACCGGGCGGGCGGGCGGATCGGATCGGTGTCGGAGTTCGGCGGAAGCATGACCTTCAACGCCCGAACCCCGATCCGGATCAGCGGTTGGCCGTGGTGGCGGGCGAGGCGTCGTTGTTGAGGCTGACCCAGGCCTTGCCGTCCTGCCCCTCGCGCTTGACGAAGCTGTAGCCGGTGCGCTGCCAGGGCAGCACGGCGTTGGTCTTGTTGTCGAGGATCAGGTCGCCCCGGTCGGTGCGCACCATCAGCACCGCGTGACCCTCGCCGATCTCGTCGATCACCACCGTCATGCGCAGCGCCCGGCGGGGCAGGCGCCGCTCCACCAGCATGCGGCGCTTGAGGAGCTGGATGTCCTCGCAGTCGCCGAAGCCGTCATCGGGGAAGTCCCACCGGTCGACGACGCCCCAATGGGCCATGTCGGTGATCGGCTTGATCCGGGCGTTGACCCGGCGATTCACGGTGGTGAGCGTGTGCCAGATCGCGGGCGTCAGGGTGACGAGGGCCGGCTCTCCGGGATCGACCGTGCATTCGGCCGGGTAGCGGGCGCAGAAATCGTTCCAGGCGGCGACGGGCCGGGCCGGGGCACCGGGATCGGCGACGGTGCCGGCCTCGGGCAGGCCGGCGGCGCTGCGCGCCTGGCTCGGCTGGATCGGCGCCGCGGCACCGCCGAGCAGCAGGGTCGCGCCGACGAGGGACAGATGGGCGACCCGGCCGAGGCGCCGTCTCACGTCCGCGCTGGGGAACGCCGATCCACTGCCGACGCCCCGAAGCACCGCGTACCGCATGGCCGACCGTCCCGCAGCCCCTTGTTTCCCGGCGAAGCTTGCACGGGCCGGCGCCCGGCTCAATACGAAAGTGAAGGAAGGATGAAGGCGGATTGCCGCTTCTCCGTGCCGGGCCGAGACAACCTCGCCCGGGCTGGCAATCCGGCCACACCGGCTGCCCGTTCTTACGCGCTCTCCGTCGGCCGTGCGGGATCGATCCGCGAAGCGGGCCGCGCTCAGCGGTTCGCCGTGGTGACGGGCGAGCTGGCTCCGCCCAGCGAAACCCATGCCAGGGCGTCCTGCCCCTCGCGCTTGATGAACACGTAGCCGGTCTGGGCCCAGGTCAGCACCGCGTTGGTCTTGTTGTCGAGGATGTAGTCGCCACGGTCGGTGATGAGGGTGAGAACGGCGTGGCCCTCGCCCTTCTCGTCGATCACCACGGTCATCCGCATCGCCCGGCGCGGCAGGCCCGCCGCGGCCAGCATCTTGCGCTTCAGGAGCTGGAAGTCCTCGCAATCACCCCGTCCGTCCTCGGCGAGATCCCAGCGGTCGGGCCGGCCCCAATGCTCCTGATCGGTGACGGGGTCGATCGACCGGTTCACCCGACGGTTGATCGAGACGATCGTCGACCAGATCGCCGGGGTCAGCGCGATCCGGGCGGGCTCGGCCCGATCGAAGGCGCATTCCGCCGGATAGGACTGGCAGAACTCGGTCCAGGCCAGGATCGGCCGGGCCTCGGCTCCCGCGGTCAGCCCCGCGCCCGGTGCGGGCAGCGCGGCCATCTGGGATGCGCTCTGGGCAGCCGTCTGAGCCCGGGCGCTTGCGCCGAGAAGGCTGACGCAGACGGTCAGCATCAGAAGCCCGATCTGGAGCCCCGTCTTGAGATGACCCGTTCCGGTGGTGCGCATCGCGGCGTTTCCTTCGAACGAGGCCAGGATGTCGCCGCACCCCCTCCGCCGCGCTGAAGCCGATCCGCGCAATTTTATCGATTCGCCCCGGCAACGATCCGCCCCTGCGCGAGGGCGAATTGCGGCTCACGGATCTGCGCCGAATTGAGGAGAAAACGTTAGGCGCCGGGTAACCTTGAGGCGCGCCGGGGTGCCGTCCTCAGAGGCTTGCGGGAATCGCTGCGCGAGGCCGGAACGACGGCGGTGGGAAGCCGGGGATCGTCGGTGGGCTTACGGAGCCAAGTCCGCCCGCGCGGTTCCGCCTTCGTGGACGGATCGAATGGAGGGCCGAACAGCGACGTCGGGCCGGCCGGTACGGCGAAGGCCGTGTCCGGTCCCCGACCGGACTTGCCGGGGCCGTGTCCGGTCCCCGACCGGACTTGCCGCATCAGAGGGCGAAATCGGTCCGACCGATGACGCGGCCGCGGATCGCAGCACGAGCGCAGTCTGTTGCGCGCCCCGAACCGCAACGCGCGCGCACCGAGGTCAGAGCGTGATGCCCTCGTGAAAGCGGTCGGGGGAGATCGGCAGCATGAACTGGGCGCCGATGCCGCCCTCGAAGTAGCGCACCACCCGCCCGGGGGTGGAGCCGACCATGATGTGCGTGCCGATCGGCGGAGCGGAGGCGGTCGCCAGCGCCACGCCGGACATCGAGATGTCGATGATCCGGGCCGCAATGAACCGGCCGCTCTCCAGGCGCAGGGTCACGCCGGGCTGGTTTGGCACGAGCCGCTCGTTGGTCCGGCCCTCCGGCAGGCCGAGGCTCTCACGGTTGGCAAGCCACATCAGCTGGGAGGCGATCTTGTCACGCTTGCGCGGTGTCGCGTTGATCCGCATCGCGAAGCCCCGCGGCGGATGGCGTACGATCACCCCTTCCAGCCGGCCGATTTGTTCGAGATACAGCACCACGCGCTCGCCGAGCGCCCCGATCACGGCGCAGGTCAGGCGGATGCCGCCCGGGGACATATCCACGGTCTGGCAGGGATATTCCCGCCGGTCGGCCAGCATGTAGCGGCCGAGCAGAGTCGCGCGCACCCGCTGGTGCCGCCGCTGTTCGGCGGCGAAATCCGGCAGAGAGGTGGCCGTCCCGGCTCGGGAAAGCTCGGTCATGTCAGCTCGGCAGTCTCGATGTCGCAATCGAATCACTAGCCGCGCCACGGTTACAAAAGGCTTGCTTGCACCCCGAAGGTGAACTGCCGACCGTCACGAAAGCGGGATCAGGTCCCGGCCACCGGACGATCCGGCCCGGCGGTCGGACGGTCCCGGAGAAGGAGGCCCGAAATCCGACCGCGAAGAATCAGGCGTTGCCGCGCCCGCCTTCGTGAACCAGCAGGTGGCCGAACCGGACGGGGCGGGCATCGTTGGCCGGCTCGGGCAGCGCGTCCACGAAGGTCCGCATCGCCGCCGGCTCGGGCACGAGCGTCTCGAGCACCCGCAGGGAGACGGTTTCGAGGCGCAGGATCGGCCGGGTGCCGAGCCACGGCGGAATGCAATGTGGGCTCAAGGAGCCGAGAATGCGCGCCTGCGTCTTTCCCCGGTGGCGCAGCGGCAAGAGCAGCAATTCGAGGTCGAGGGTCTCGTCCCGGACGGTGGCGCCGGTCAGTCCCGCGACGACGCCCACCGTATCGCAGGCGACGGTCTCGATGAGTTGCCAGGGGTCGGTGAAGGGGAGCGCCCGGTCGGCCCACAGGTCGACGAAGGCGGTGCCCCGTAATTCGCGCCCGAACAGGGCGCACAGGCGGGTTCCGGCGAGGCGCACCGCGCTCGTGCGTCGCGCCGGATCGGTTTCCAGGATGAAGCTGTCGGCGAGCAGGTTACGGATCTCTCCGGGCTCGATCTCGCCCCGCTCCGGCGCGGCCCGCTCTCCGCGCAGCCGGTCCCAGTAGGCGTGAAGCTGACGGCTTGTCGGATGCTTCATGGTGTTCCGTATCGGTACGGCCCGGGTCCGGATGGGCCCTGTCTTTGATCGGTCCGGCACGAAAAGCGTCCTCACGCGCCGTTCGTGGAGATCGTCCGCACACCCTATGCCGTCCCGTTCGGTGGCGCTCGCGCAACCCATTCTTAACCTTAACGGCCGGTGGACGAACTCGCCCGCAATTGAGCGATCCCGCGGCGGCCCGGCGCCGATTGGCCCTTGCGGCGCCGCGCATCCCCCCGCCATGGTGCAGCATGGATGCCTCCCCCGATCTGCCGCGCCAGGGCCGCGTGCCCGTCTTCAACCTGCCGGGAATCGTCACCGCCTCGATCGCGGTGCTAGCCGCGATCCACGTCGTCCGCAGCGTCGTGCCGGACGAGACCGACCTGTCGGTGCTGCTCGACCTCGCCTTCATACCGGCCCGATGGACCGCCGCCTTCGATCCCAACTCCGCGGCCGACATCATCCGGGCGGCGGGGGAGGGCGCGACCGGACCCGAAATGGCCTCGGCACGGCAGGAATTCGCCCGCTACCTCGTCGCCGACCCGTCGGCGATGCCCTGGACCGGCGTGACCTACGCCCTGCTGCACGGCTCCTGGGTGCATCTGATCTTCAACGCGGTGTGGCTCGCCGTCTTCGGCACCCCGGTCGCGCGCCGCTACGGCGCCCTGCGCTACGGGCTGCTGGCGCTCGCGGGAATCGTGGCGGGCGCCCTCGTCCACCTCCTCGTCGACCCCTACAGCCTGATGCCGCTCGTCGGCGCCTCGGCCGGCATCTCGGCCCTGATGGCGGCGGCGGCCCGCTTCGTGTTCCAGCCTCCGCCGCCCTTCGCGGCAGGGGCGCCCTGGCAGCTGCCGCCGCGGCCGCGGCTTCAGACCATTCCCGAATTGCTGCGCAACCGGCCGGCGGTTCTGTTCCTTGCGGTCTGGTTCGTCACCAACCTGCTGTTCGGCGTCCTCGCCCTGCCGCTCGGAGGCAGCGAGGGGCCGATCGCCTGGGACGCGCATCTCGGCGGCTTCGCCGCGGGCTTCTTCCTGCTGCCGCTGATGGAGCGGGGCAGCGCCGGGCGGCGCGGGTAGAACCGCCCGAGGCGCCCCCGCTGCGGGCCCGTGCAACCGTTAAGCCGGGCCGGTCGACGGCCTCGTCTCGGTCGCTTGCCGGGTCGGCCGAAGCAGCCTGTGTCATTGCTGCCACGTGGCGTTTTCTTTGAAATGAAGGCGGCAATAAACGCCGCCACTCGTCCGTCGGTTATGTGAACGAGCGCGGATTAAGAAAATTTTGCAGATGATCGCCTCGTTCCTGATGGAGAGTGGAACCCGGTGAAACATCGAGCAGCCGTCATCGCCCGTCTCGGGCTTGCCCTATCCGCCGCGTGGGGCCTCGGCGGTACAGCCGCCCATGCCGCCTCCGCTGCGCAGCCCGGCCAGACCATCGGTGTGCCGTTCGGAGCGCCGTTCCCCAAGGGCTTCTACGCCGTCAATCTGTCGAGCTTCGGC
Proteins encoded:
- a CDS encoding NADH:flavin oxidoreductase/NADH oxidase; the encoded protein is MSARLFEPLRLDDLELENRIIIAPMCQYSALAGAATDWHLMHLGQLAQSGAGLLTLEATAVSPEARISPGDLGLYDDATERALARVLDAVRGYAPIPVAIQINHAGPKASSRAPWEGGAQIAPQAADGWLTEAPSAIPHAQGEVPPHALDAEGLKRVRDGFVATARRAMRLGIDAVELHGAHGYLLHQFLSPLSNRRDDQYGGSLENRMRFPLECFEAVREAVPAGKPVWMRVSATDWVEEGWDLDQTLELARALKSRGAAAIHVSTGGLSTAQKIPVGPGYQVPFAERIKAETGLTTIAVGLITEARQAESILAEGKADAVSLARAMLYDPRWPWHAAAELGAQVRAPKQYWRSQPHQYKDLFKSAAFGQR
- a CDS encoding glutathione S-transferase family protein; translation: MGLLVEGEWHDKGYDTSKSGGRFERSAAAFRNWVTPDGAPGPSGEGGFEGEAGRYHLIVALACPWAHRTLIVRRLKGLEEAISVSVVSPYMREEGWVFQAEEEGGVPGSTADPLFGAKRLYEIYVRAKPDYSGRVTVPVLWDKRRGTIVSNESAEIIRMLNGAFGASGPDLYPEALRGEIDAINGRVYDRVNNGVYKAGFATTQEAYEDAFTALFAELDALEDRLDRQRYLCGSALTEADIRLFTTLVRFDAVYVGHFKCNRRRIADYPNLSNYLRDLYALPGVAETVNLDQIKRHYYGSHPGINPTGIVPLGPELDFDAPNDRALRFAG
- a CDS encoding thioredoxin family protein, whose amino-acid sequence is MLEANAAAGAPADGLIKDTTTAGFRQDVIAESMNQPVIVDFWAPWCSPCKQLTPVLEKVVRASSGRVKLAKLNIDEHPGVWQQIGQQLGLQSIPAVIAIDRGRPVDAFMGAVPESEVRAFVDRLAGPSEIDQVLEEAAAVASAGDLASASELYAAVLREEPENLKAIAGLAKTQLELGETENARQVLAMVPPAKADDPLLAGVRAALELADQAESLGDLAGLQKRIEADGNDFQARFDLALGLNAAGKRDEAVDQLVAIARADRNWNEDAARKQLLQFFEAWGLMDPAAIRGRRQLSTLLFS
- a CDS encoding LON peptidase substrate-binding domain-containing protein → MSPQPSCKSPAECPAIIPVFPLPGALLLPRGQMPLNIFEPRYLAMVDDALRSERIIGMIQPDAEGGSSPLSPRLYRVGCAGRISQFAETGDGRYLISLTGISRFRVESELAVTTAYRRCQVSYDGFSQDFEARAGEEAVDREGVLRALRNFIEANELQVDWAGIEEAPNEALVNALCMMSPFGVREKQAMLEAPDLKTRAEVLIAVTEMELVRASGAEPTLQ
- a CDS encoding Trm112 family protein; translation: MADTSAPPVEATRVDPRLLELLVCPLTKEPLEYDAAREELISRSAKLAYPIRDGIPIMLPEEARSLTE
- a CDS encoding Tim44 domain-containing protein, with protein sequence MASSPAPRRRVVTLLALAASLALAAPAVDARPGGGSGMGSRGSKTFSAPPSTATSPGAMSPIQRSQTSPSPGFNNPGMAAQNRGSRFGGGFLGGMLGAGLIGALLGAGLSGGLGGIGSFIGLIFQIGLIALLVMFVVRFFRRRQEGNQPAMAGNAPHARSGLPPQGGLQGGVNAGMNPMGGSSSGGARLQPVQVQPDDFQAFERSLQEIQGAYGREDVAALRRLATPEMVGYFEEDLRANAARGVVNRISDVKLLQGDLSEAWREGPVEFATVAMRFSLRDEVFERATNRHVENGPQEAKEFWTFVREPGGPWLLSAIQQGR
- a CDS encoding ATP-binding protein, whose amino-acid sequence is MTAEAAPSTTPDPAAEPDHLTLAMPLAMLPLPALVLEQGAAGPVIRSVNSALLVLTGLGETELVGQAIEALACRHGDHAGWGPVREALARGEAGRFELLFARGGGASFWGEIHLAVLPGAGDAPRFLGQIIDVTRRRDAEDALALSRQREALGLLTNSVAHEFNNFLQILIGYIDGLKRRLGDRPEPFIQRAITRSTEASERAAILTRQLLAHSRRIAPDLRPVDLGAAVRAGIDRLRPSLPPGIDLDLTIPDDLPPALCNPIQLELALGHILANACEAMAGRGCVRVALFAIEPGDRSLQRPEAGAVGLTVSDSGHGLSPEMLSRALAPFATTRESGRGAGLAIVHGLMKRQNGTISIESRPGEGATVRLVFPAAR
- a CDS encoding transglutaminase-like cysteine peptidase → MRYAVLRGVGSGSAFPSADVRRRLGRVAHLSLVGATLLLGGAAAPIQPSQARSAAGLPEAGTVADPGAPARPVAAWNDFCARYPAECTVDPGEPALVTLTPAIWHTLTTVNRRVNARIKPITDMAHWGVVDRWDFPDDGFGDCEDIQLLKRRMLVERRLPRRALRMTVVIDEIGEGHAVLMVRTDRGDLILDNKTNAVLPWQRTGYSFVKREGQDGKAWVSLNNDASPATTANR
- a CDS encoding transglutaminase-like cysteine peptidase, with translation MRTTGTGHLKTGLQIGLLMLTVCVSLLGASARAQTAAQSASQMAALPAPGAGLTAGAEARPILAWTEFCQSYPAECAFDRAEPARIALTPAIWSTIVSINRRVNRSIDPVTDQEHWGRPDRWDLAEDGRGDCEDFQLLKRKMLAAAGLPRRAMRMTVVIDEKGEGHAVLTLITDRGDYILDNKTNAVLTWAQTGYVFIKREGQDALAWVSLGGASSPVTTANR